The DNA window AAACACCCCGGGCTATACAGCCTGATCAGTTTATCACTTCTACATGGTCTGGACATTTTCCTTTCAACCCTGACCTGCCTGTTTAGATTCTAAACCTTGCTCTTACCCTCCAGTTTGTATTGAGGTTTTAGATTTTTCATGTCAGTTTCATGATCAGAGCTCTCTCCCACTGAGGCCATTTAAGTCCTGTTTCTGGGTCCTTGTGACCTATTCCATCCTAGACCCAGCCACACTAGTGGGCATTTTGCTCTGAGTAACAGggaataaaggaatgaaggaatgatCCCACCACTAACTGGCACTTTCAAAACATGCTTCAGATGCACAGATGTAACTGagatgtggggggtgtgtgtgtgtgtgtgtgtatcattatATAATACTCACTTGTTAAATAATTTGGGAGCTCTGATTCAGATGTTAGTTTTAAACTGCATTACAtattgttcagatttttttagGATGCTGACCCAggaaaataaactgatttttccTCTACTTTTAGATGGTCCGGTAGTCTATGCAGCATACTTAAAGACGGAGCacagtgatgaaaatattaaattctggATGGCGTGTGAAACCTATAAGAAAGTTGCCTCACAGAGGAGCAGAACTTCTAGGGCCAAGAAGCTTTATAGGACTTACATCCAGCCACAGTCCCCTAGAGAGGTAACCACACCTGACAATGCCGGCAACCGGAAATCATACACCCCAGGAAAGCGTTAGTGTCTGTCAAGCACACGTATGTGCCAGCACTTTACATCCAGTACCTCCTATAGTGCTATGTAGTCAGTATTGTtaaccttattttacagataagaaacctGAGAATCTGAGAAGTTAATTTAACTTCTTCAGTGTCACACAGCAGTTAAGTAGGAAAGTTAGGCCAGACTTTAAATCTGGGATGTTGAGTTGGATGTTTACTTTTTCAAAAGCAAGTAGCTTATCTCTTATCAGTCTTTTAAGATACCAATGAAACTGCAAACAAAATTACCCTATTCCactgaaaaggagaggaagaaaaaaattaaacctttcCATTCCATTTTCATCTTCAATTATGCCTACTTATGTTCTACATGTAATTTCACTTTTCAGATTAACATTGACAGTTCGACAAGAGAAACCATCATCAAGAATATTCAAGAACCCACTCAAACGTGTTTTGAAGAGGCTCAAAAAATAGTGCATATGCACATGGAAAGGGATTCCTATCCCAGGTTTCTAAAGTCAGAAATGTACCAGAAACTTCTGAAGACTATTCAACCCAACAACAATTTTTGACCACCACTCAAAAGTTTAAGTTGAAGATGGTATACTGAAAGTCCTGGCTTTGtgcttttaacattaaaaaaaaaaaaaatcagaaatggagTAGGAATGAAATAGAAGAAATCAAACTATAAATTGATTTCTAGTTCTCAAAGAGAAACAGATCTTGAAAGGATGGACTACAGAACTCTTATAACATGAATAACACAATTTATGGCATATCTACATAGCTCACTTAACATATAAGGAGAAGGAAGGTCTTTCTTCATGACACCAGTGTGATAAAGTTTTTACTGTAGAAATCCAACTAGATGGatgttttcttattaatgaaATTTTTCTGTCATAATGCACAGATCAGTTCTTTAAAAACTGTAGTTATATGAGTTTTGTCT is part of the Balaenoptera musculus isolate JJ_BM4_2016_0621 chromosome 1, mBalMus1.pri.v3, whole genome shotgun sequence genome and encodes:
- the RGS13 gene encoding regulator of G-protein signaling 13, encoding MSRRNCWICKMCRDDSKRPPSNLTLEEALQWAQSFEKLMATKYGPVVYAAYLKTEHSDENIKFWMACETYKKVASQRSRTSRAKKLYRTYIQPQSPREINIDSSTRETIIKNIQEPTQTCFEEAQKIVHMHMERDSYPRFLKSEMYQKLLKTIQPNNNF